Part of the Drosophila kikkawai strain 14028-0561.14 chromosome 3L, DkikHiC1v2, whole genome shotgun sequence genome is shown below.
caatcAACCAACCAAATAACCAACAACCAACCACCAAACCACCACCATCTGATCACAATCAAAACCGAAACAATCGAATTCCCGAAACCGAAAACGAATATCGAAAATCGAAACCGATCAAGAATgagaaaaatcaaattatgaAATCAAACGTTTGGTTACGTTTGGTTTGGTACGACTACCAGCTGCAGTGGGATGAGGCCGACTACGGCGGCATCGGGGTGTTGCGTCTGCCCCCCGACAAGGTTTGGAAGCCGGACATAGTGCTCTTCAATAAGTGAGTAAATGGCCACATTTTCTAGCTAACCCAACAACTCCAACTCTGAACACTAACCAAAGACAATAAAAACCGTAGGCGAAAGCAGAGCGATCAGTCAGAGCTTTCAACTGAAAAGTTTCCTTCTTATCCGCAAAATACTAATCCTATGTTGTTCCGACCCTCCCCCCAGTGCCGATGGCAACTACGAGGTGCGCTACAAGTCCAACGTCTTGATCTATCCCACGGGAGAGGTCCTCTGGGTGCCGCCGGCCATCTACCAGAGCTCCTGCACCATCGACGTGACCTACTTCCCCTTCGACCAGCAGACCTGCATCATGAAGTTCGGCTCCTGGACCTTCAACGGCGAccaggtgtcgctggcgctctacaacaacaagaacttTGTGGATCTCTCTGACTACTGGAAGTCCGGCACCTGGGACATCATCGAGGTGCCGGCCTATCTCAACGTCTACGAGGGCGAGGGCAACCATCCCACGGAGACGGACATCACCTTCTACATCATTATCCGGCGCAAGACCCTCTTCTACACGGTCAACTTGATCTTGCCCACGGTGCTCATTTCGTTCCTCTGCGTGCTGGTCTTCTACCTGCCAGCCGAGGCCGGCGAGAAGGTAAGCTGGAAGCGAATCTCGTTTAGAGCGGGTCACGGGGCGGGGTCAAGTCAACATTACACTCTCAGAAAAATCCAAAGTCAGAGCATCATTTACACAGTATCTATCATGTAGCAAGTTTCCCAATTAACGAAGAGGCGACAAGTTTCGGGTCAACTGTGGGATGCGGGGTCACGGCTACTGCCCGATCGCTTAATTAAGATGTTTATCCCCAGGTAACGCTTGGTATTAGCATTCTGCTGTCACTGGTTGTGTTCCTGCTGCTTGTGTCGAAGATTCTGCCGCCGACGTCGCTGGTGCTGCCGCTAATCGCCAAGTATCTGCTGTTCACCTTCATCATGAACACGGTATCCATCCTGGTGACCGTGATTATCATCAACTGGAACTTCCGGGGGCCACGCACCCACCGCATGCCCATGTACATTCGCTCCATCTTCCTGCACTACCTGCCCGCCTTCTTGTTCATGAAGCGGCCGCGCAAGACCCGTCTGCGCTGGATGATGGAGATGCCCGGGATGAGCATGCCCGCCCACCCCCATCCCTCGTACGGCTCGCCGGCGGAGCTGCCCAAGCATATCAGTGCCATCGGTGGCAAGCAGTCTAAGATGGAGGTCATGGAGCTGTCCGACCTGCACCATCCCAACTGCAAGATCAACCGCAAGGTAAACAGTGGCGCAGAGCTGGGCCTGGGCGATGGCTGTCGCCGCGAGAGCGAGTCCTCCGACTCCATTCTGCTCTCCCCAGAGGCCAGCAAGGCCACCGAGGCGGTGGAGTTCATAGCCGAGCATTTACGCAACGAGGATCTGTACATTCAGGTGGGATTACCTTCTCAACAAATTAAGCAaagtacttaaaaaaaatcctttaTTTGTAGACCCGCGAGGACTGGAAGTACGTGGCCATGGTGATTGATCGCTTGCAGCTGTACATCTTCTTCATAGTGACCACTGCTGGGACAGTGGGCATTCTGATGGACGCCCCGCACATCTTCGAGTACGTGGACCAGGATCGCATCATCGAGATCTACAGGGGAAAGTAAGCGGGAGCGAGGAGTCGTCGGAGCAGCCCGGGGCTGGTTGAAATGGTTAACAGCATTGCAAACGCAACAATAATAAGCAGACACGAGGTATTGGGGACGGAGGAGAACaatgaaaaattgcaacaattAATGcggatttttagattttaataattagtAATGAACACTAAACGATACTTGCTTGCGCAGCATTAACACCTAACATAACTAACTAATATCAGCTCTTTTTGGTAAACACACACGAATCGGAACACTGAACACTGAGCGATCGTCAAGTAACACAAACTCACTCACCAGCAACAATGTTAAACAAgtaaatcaaaagaaaaccaaacaaaaacgaaaacgaaaacaaaaacctaGTGGAATTGTGAGtaactttataatttttaaaacgaaCCTAGCTAATATAGACCTACATATATAGAATGAAGTTTAGTTTAAGTGCAATAAACAGTGGAACTTTGTTATGTTGTGCCAGACTTAAACTTAAGTATTTCCATTTTACGCATGAGATCTAAGAATGGAAGCCCAGTGAATCGATTTGTAAATGCTTCTCTAATTAATCGGTGGCTCCGGGTCACCACAAaccaataaaaatgcaaaggTTAATTAACGAATCAAGCCGTGTGTGCAGTTTGTATCGATTCTAGCAGCCCGCAtcgcgcatacgccgcgtatTACGCGCCAAGTCAATTGGCTTATTAACTAATTGTTATGGGCGCAACATTTTATTGACCAACTGGAGAATGTCGATTCAAATGAGCATCGATTGTTCAGTTGCCCACGGCAATAAGCATCAGCCAATTATGTAAGCACGATTCTATCGGATTTACCAGATCTTGGCCATATGTGATAGTCGCTGAAAGTTCGCACATTAATCATACGCCTACGTGGCCGGTGGTGTGAATTCTATCGGACCTAATTGGCCAAACACACAAATGGCCAGGAATCCCCATTGGTTCCTGGTTGTGGTGCTCTTAGTACAGCTATCTGTGGCCAGAGATCTCCTCTATCTTCGCCAGTGACTACATCAAAGGTTGCAGCATCGCCATCATCACGGCGCTGATGACGACGAGCCAAAGCCACTCGGGCCGAGAGACGTTTGAGCCAAAACTCGTCTCGCTGGCTGACTCAAAACTTCGGCATCCGCTGAGCGGTCGGAGCGGCGACTTGGCCAACTTAGGGGCTGCTCCCGGCCAGGCCGGTATAAATGCGCCAAGGGAGAACATTTGGGCACCATTCGATTTCTGATTTTGCAACGAAGACGTCGCCTCGTCTCCCAAGCCACCTGGATAAGCCATCTCGTGTGCGGTTCGTCTGCGAAACCGGTCATAATTCGATCCGCTGTTTCGTTTTTGTGTAGTGTCGCGTCGCGTTGGGAAAACTCGGAAAACCCGCGCTCAGTTCAAGCCCAGCAGAAATGGTGAGTTACTGGCCAGCCAGTCAACCCGGACGCTCGTCATCCTCATCCGACATCCGTGTTTCTCTGCAGCGCTGCTTCCTGCCCCTGGTGGCCCTGCTCTTGGCAGCGGGTGCCCACGCGGATGTGTCCCATTTGGACACGGATCTCCAGGAGGATGGCTACCACTACAAGCAGCCCTCGGTGCCCTTTCCGCCGCCGGACTCTGGCAACGGCATTGAGGACTCGGACATAGGAggcccaggaccaggaccCGCGCCCTCTAACCCGGCTCCGTCGTACGGACCGCCGCAGACGCAGCCACCGCGTCCTCCGCCGCAGCCACAGCCCACGGCACCAGCCCCAGGACCTACCTATGGACCACCTCAGACGCAGCCCCCGCGGCCACCACCGCAGCCCACTCCTACTGCTCCGGCTCCTTCTTATGGACCGCCTCAGACGCAGCCTCCTCGTCCTCCGCCGCAGCCCACTCCTacggctcctgctccttccTATGGACCTCCCCAGACGCAGCCATCTCGTCCTGCGCCGCAGCCCGTGCCCACTCAGCCTGCTCCTTATAGACCTCCCCAGACTCAGCCCCCATCGCCACAGCCAGGACCGGAGTACCTGCCACCGGATCAGCCCAAGCCGCGTCCCACGCCTTCCCGTCCGCAGCCACCACCGCCGTCTCCTCCCAGGCCGCAGCCCACTCCTGGATACGGACCACCGCCGGCACCACCAGCTCCCACTCCAGGATACGGCCCACCACCAACACAGCAGCCGCCGCGTCCCCAGCCTCCCAGGCCACAGCCTCCGAGTCCTCAGCCTCCTAGGCCTCAGCCTCCAAgcccgccgccgccaccacgcCCCTCGCCAGGAGCTGAGTACCTGCCGCCTCCTGGAGAGAACGAGGTGACCCCACCACAGCCGCAGCCAACGGCTCCGGCGCCAGAGTACGGACCACCACCATCCTCGCCACCTGCACCCCCACCAGGACCCACTTACCAGCCACGCCCGCCCACTCCGCCAAGTCCACCTGCACCCACCTATCAGCCCCGCCCACCGGCACCCACTTACCAGCCCAGCCCACCGGCACCCACTTATCAGCCCAGTCCCCCTGCTCCACCACCAGGACCCACTTATCAGCCGCGTCCTCcggcaccaccagcaccaacCTATCAGCCACAACCGCCCTCCCCTCccgcaccaccagcaccaacTTACCAGCCTCGTCCGCCAGCACCACCCGCTCCACCAACTCAGGAGTACGGACCACCGCCCACTAGTGGTGGcgacgaggcgggatccctgGGACCCGATGGCTACAACTACAATAAGCCTTCTCGACCCTTTACCTTCTAGAAAAGCGGCTCTTGTGCCCACCACTGTCCCGTGATCCACCAATGGATCCACCGCCCGCAGCTCAAATctttttccaaataaaaacaaatctcgaaagccaaagccaaagctggATACGTCACTCACTCGGGGGATTCGCTGGCAGGTCAATGTCCCAGCTTGTATTGCATGGTGACCTTCTGGGTAATCACTTTTTGACAGCGGCAAGTGCATTGAAAGAAAAATTCATAAAGGaaaatgttaatatttaattgattctGCAAGAGATATGGTTCCTTTTTAAGGAAAGAATTATCTTATAgatttttactatattttttttggcatctTTAAAAGGTTTCATTTGGTTTCTAAATTGGTTCACTGACTTTAAATTCtcccttaaatatattttgatttaaaaagaagaaaagaattattataaagagagcatataattttattttataaaaacagaAAGTATTATTGTAgcagttattttattttatatctcaattaaaaaagaatacaTCCTCGAGTCTTGTTTATGCTTTTTAGTTATGAAATTATATGACTACTacccatttatttttccaagtaGGCAGATGGCCTAGCCAAAATACCAACAGTTCAAGAGCAGTCCCCAGACTGCACCACCCAATGGAGCACGGAGCACGGAGCCGGCGGCTGGTGTCCAGTTGGTAGGTCAAATCAATCAAACCTGGGGGCGCCATAAATCAGAGGCGGAAATTCCGAGAGCGTCAAGCAGCCGTGAACGTTCTCAGGCCGGCGTTGTTTGCAATATCCAACTATAAACCCATAAcgaccatatatatatatatatatatataggtatatatttttgcgaGAGCCCATAACGACTGCAACTGCATCGCCGCATCCATACATGGGCCACTCAAGGTGCCGGCTgagccaaaataaatatgagCAACTGCGAACCGATCGATGATCAGCTCCGCGATCGGCGACGACTCAATTCCCACCGAGGCTCTCCGTCCGTTGCCAGGTTCATCAGTCATTTAGTCAATACGTCGGCGGACCTAGTCAATAAATTGAGTTAGCCGTGGCAACTTCATTAGGTTGcccaaaaataaagataaacaagaaaaactgCAGTggcgttgtcgtcgtcgtcgtctttgtcgtcgtcgttgtggGTTGTGCAACTATTCTCCAGTAGGGCCAAGAGGGGGTGGCTATGGCAAGAGGGGTACTGCCACTAATTACATAAGCACTTGCATGGCGGCCTTCAATTTCGCTGGACAGAAGGCGCCCTAAGCCCGGCCCGATCTGAGCCATTTGATTAACGTCTTAACGAGCGGCCTGGCTCGGCTGGGGTGTGATTTATGTTGTCAGCCATCGGATCTGCAGCTGCACTTAGTCTTGGCTTTTTGCGTGATTTATGATTGCAGCACGGCACTTGAAAAGATTCGGCATGACAAGGGATTCGCCACGCATTGTTTGCCTTGCCTCGATAATTATGCGATGGCAATTACTGGAATCCAAATAGAGCTAAAGTGGCCGGCATAGGCCCGAAAAGCAGAGCTACTCGCTCACCCGCTGACCCTAACTAATTTCGCCCATGCTAACCAGATGGGCAGCACTATGATGCTGGTGATTTCGCTTACGATTCCGATTCTCACTCCATCCGGGTGTAAATTTCCCAAACAAGCTATTAATATTCCCCCGCCGACGCCGCAATCAGGCAAACACGCAAATGTAAATGcgagtatataaatattaagtcattctaaataaaatgaaagcggcaaaaacaaaaacaaatcatcATCGTTTTACCCGAGGGCGAAATTCTCATCTCGTCTTCTTCATCGTTAATCTcaaatttccaattaattCCTCAAAACTTATTCCGACAGGGGCTAATCGAAAATATTAATGGACATATTATAATTATGACTTAATAGACGTACAATAAAGTCACAGAATGATTTATGCTGATGTCAAGAGTCGTAAGCTCAAAAATAGCATCTGTTCCCCTCTCAAGaaatattgcgcatacgcaacGTGCGCCGGCAATATTCTAGCGAGTTACGATGCGTTTGCTGGCGTTACGTTCGCCGCCTTGTAAATCAATCACTGGCGAAATTGCCCTTGGCACAGTTTGGCttccattttttttctatttccctcatctttgggtgttttttttgtttctgttgtctCGGCTCATAACTgttcaattgtaaaactgGCAACGCACTCAAACGTTTTCGTCTTCACATTGCGTACGATGATTTGTGGCGAAGGCAACGCCAAGCGAAATATGAATCAACCCGTCAGCGGTGTTCGAGTGGATCCGCGAGAGGggaaaggcaaacaaagcgGAGGAACGCCGATGAAAATCACTCACGCATGTCagtgcactgaaagaaatgtatacaaaatagTTTACGCTTCTTGAATGGTTTTTAATAATTGATTACTATTTTATAAAGTTCAAGAGACTTTTTGGTTGAGTTTAATTAGTAAAacaatgttttaaataaaccaaatccTTTTATTAatagtataaaaatataaatttaatattttaatttaattatatttatttatcttaagCTAACAAATAGTTCTAAACTAAGAGCTAACTAAGGGTAAAGAGCCATAGCAGCTAAGGACTTCGGCTCGTATTTAATAGACTTAACTTCGactttttaaagaatttataagatgtttcgtatttatttatatttaaggaaGTTATTTTGGTTGAAAgttacttaaattttattccAATTATAAAGTGATGTTTAAAttgatcttttaaaaattataatatttatttaaccatTTGCCttgatttatttcaatttataactttataattttataatttaatgtgTGTTTAATAAGTGCCatcaatttatttcttttattttgtgtgAGTTTTAAGCTTGATTGTTCggttaataaattttcagCCTAAATTTCGGCTAAGAAATTGGTGAACAAGTTGTTTAAAGTTAAGCTTAAGGTAATGCTGTATGACTAGCCTACTATTTAGCTGATTTCTGTATAGAGAAGAGCTTAGTTTAAGCTTAGCTTAAGCCTGGTTCAAGctcgttttaatttttttatggttttattttctttgcaaGCTTAACTCATGTTTTAGCTTTTTATTAGAGCTTAAGccaataaagtttttaatgtattaattATGATAACTAATGATAATAAAAGAtgattttaaagtatttattaaaacCTCTTTCCGTGAAGATTGTAACAAACTTAATATTTGATGCCTATaatgaattcattttattgaatttttaatattatattcagCATATTTTACTAGGCAATCATTAATCCAAATTATTTACAGCCTCGAAAAATCATTTTGCTTGATTCCGttactatttttaaatgctcttgctatttttaaaatgattaatacattttaataactttcatAGGCATTCATATTAATTGATATGAACCAAAAACCTCGATTTATGCCGAGTTTACCATAATGTCTTCACTATTTTTAGACGTTTATTGCTATATTCGAGAtgattcatttaaatattcggTCGGCAATCAGCATATACCTCGATTTAAGCCAACTGATGTCTCAATTTATAGCTCTGCACGCGAAATTCCGCAATATCCATTTGCCACTACAACTTCCTTGTCCAATTGACCGATATTGCCGCCCCGCCGAATAATAAATCCCCTCCGCCACCCCTCAAGTCGCACGGCTGTATCGCATTAACAGCAAATTAATCAATTGCTAATAGATGTTTAACAACTGTTAACCTTCCCGGCGAGCATTCAAGTGGCTTGCGAATAAATCAAGCCGCAGACAGCGGCGATTTATGATTAAACGCTGCGATTCTGCTGAGCGTGAACAAAATCGTTTAGCAGCCAAAAATTGGCAATTACTCGGTTTTGGCTCTCCCGGCCAAGCCAGCTCGTGGCCTAAAGTGAATAGCCAGAAAATTGGCTTAGCCTTTGTTCAGGATGATTGCCCGTGTAAGCGATTTCTCTGACTTTTCAAGATTTTCAATGCAGATCGCTGTGGGCGCCAGTGATTAGCATAATACCAAGGCATCGGTCACACATTTTGCCCGctctattaaattttaattataaaacgaACAAAACGCCAACATTAATCAACCACGGCGACAGCgaataaatgcagaaaaaaGCGTCAAATATGAAGACAAGTGGATTAGTCTAGATCGATCCAAAATTCATTCATTCGGTAAGGCCCAGAGGGCGGCTTTGTCACgcaaatttattgaatttttgctTCTGACTGGCTTTTAAAAATGCACTGTAAAAAATGCaggcaaaaaatataaaagaaagaCTTGAGaggaaattaagaaataagcCTTCTTTGAGAGGTTGATTTtgatcaattttaattttggtatcaaaaattttctttaaatttaaattttaaggaaatgtttgttgtatttcttttttttacaagaGCTATTAGCTTATCTCTAGCTTAGCTATAGCCCCATATTTTGTCAAGTGTGACTTTATGTTGCCTTTAAAAAGATGCTGGCCAGCGTAAAGCAATTAACGGCAAATAGTCTGGGCCACCGATCCATGTGGGTCGTTGTCTTGAGCACTGACAGCACTTGTCACACCAATCCATAATGGATGTCAAAACAGacaaaaaacagcagcagcagcttcgaCAGCCGTCACAATGGTTCACCGGCACACCAGCTCCAAAAAGCTGGCCCGAATCTATGCAAATGCAGAGTCAACAATGGCCAAGACGACGAATCCGATTGAAAAGGCAACACGCATAGCAGTTAATCCAATGTTTACAATCTCTTTACAAATTTCGACCTTGGCCTTACAGAGACAAAGCGCAGCAAACGGCATCCGAGTGGAAACAATGTCATAGCAGTTAGTCAAACCACCGGAGAATCCTCAATTGCATTGGCTTCGGCAGATGATCCTCTCCTGTGACTCACGGCGGAGAATCTTACAGAAATCCGCAGACAGAGCGGCGACTGGGGCCCCAGAAGAAGAACGAACCTTCATCATCGCTTTTAGCCCCGTGGGGCTAATCATCGTCATAATCTCttgccgaaaaaaaagaaccaaaGAAACGGGTTCTGCTAATGGCCATTAACCATCCACCAAGCCTTAAATGCGACCATAATAATCAGCATTTGCATTTGTGCAAATTGACTAGAATGGCTTATACTTATAAATACagagatataaatatatatatctatataaacTTAAATACCAACCCCTCTTTGTGTTCTTCCCAAGCGAGAACGGGTTCTCGACGGCTGTTTGTCACCGAACTAGATCGGCATGTATGAAATCTGATCGATCGCCAGTTAGCCTGACTCGTGGCTGCCCCTTTCGAATCACTCCATTAGCCGTAAAAGCTTAATGCCGTTTTTATTGGGGCAATTTTTCAGAACTGAAGTCCCTCGATTACAGCATCTTTGGATCTCCAACCGGCAGAGTATTCTCGGGTATACTCTTCAGGGGAAGTGTTTCCGTCTCcgtatttgtatatatacctTCTCTCTAAATGCTTATCGCCGACTTAATGCTTTGATTCTGCCTAATGAAGTGGAGAATGTGACCTCTATTTGTGAGTTATAACCAACCAGTTTAGATTCGAGTTCCCAATGCAGGCCAAATTCTCAGTTTATTACCATAAAATTAGTCATATTGGTACAAATTCGataatcaatttgtttttataattcttCTTGAAATATACAACCTTTTGCGGTGGAATAGGAAATACATTTAGGGGAGATTTTTAGCAAGTTTTATGATTAGGAGAGAttctaaatttatatacaGGAGCTTACAATAAAACCGTTTttaaaagataataaaatatcttaaaatggGTGAAGGGTTGTTTTAGAAACTAATTTATGTTAAGAATAGATTGTTTACtaatttgtgattttaatGATCACTTTAAAAGGAAATTTCCGAATTTTAAGGAAAGGAAACATTAATTTAAGCGAAGTCTCTTTGTTTTGGAAACAAGCAGATTgtgtgaaataaaatataatataatttaaactttaatataagaaaaaataaccaAGCATTATAAATCACTAATTTCTCATGACAATATCCACTTTGTCTACTCGGCTATATTTAATTCACATTTAAAGCTcgtgtgtttatttattatcgaTTATATTCAGAGCCAAAGTTCAAAATGCCAGCTCACCACCTGGCGGCTGGCTTCAACGATTTTGGCGGCACGAGCCGGCCAAAAAGGTGCCAAAAGTGGCTAAATTGCTCGGGTTCACAGCCACCAAAGTCGCGACGTCTCTTTTTTTGTCTTTGGCCGATGCTTTTGGCCCCTCAGGCGGCATCGATTTCAttgtttgctgttgttgcgaAACAAATTATGGGGGGagataataaaaaactaattattaAGTTAAACAATGATTAGATGGGGCTCTTTTGTGGCCATTCTCATTCGATTCTCGGTCGCCTTTcaattcccattcccattcccgcTCGGCTATTATTCTATCTCGATTCTGGctaatttcaataattaatttatgctTCCCATTAAATGTTAACGTTCTTCTGCGGACGCTTTCACTGTGCGCGTGTCCCGGTGCCCGCCGGTTTGTCTGCGACTGGCGATCGATTGGAACCAGAATAATCTTTGGAGAATCTGCttgttcaaataaaaaataaataaataattataaacccCTTGGCTCCGTTCCAGAAGTTCGCCGCCAGACTGTAGGTCAAGTGGCTGATGTACGATAATTGTTAAGCCATTTATTTCGTCAAATGCAGAGGCGGAAACGAGACTAAGCATCAGCGTTTGTGGTCTATTTTGAGACAATTTATTGAGGCGGTTATAAATCTGTCAAGTACCCCGACTTTTGGAGGTGttgcaataaatatttctgggcCTAGATCACCGTCGATGCCAACCTGTTTGACCCGCCTTTCAAAATACTTATTTCGACAAGAGCATGCCAGAGCTTCCAATTGTCTCTTCAAGATGATATATTTGCCGTGCCTCGCTTGTtgtttgttataattttttgcgtaaaaatattgaatattcaTAATGCCTCTCTGGTCTGTTTCGTGGATGTGAATGTGCGGAAGCTtgtacaaatataaaaaaaattccacaaaATATTTACGAAGCATTGTGTCGAGACTCGTGATAAAAATAGACGGGAAAGCGAGACTGACTTGAGACTGAGAATCTTCGCCTCGCCACAAGGTCAATAATCATATAACGATTACAGCTCAGAACTGGCTAAATTCTCTAGCCAAAAATCGCCCATTCCTTCGTTTTTAGTTCTATTTATGAAGACAGATGTCAAGAAGTGACACGAAGCgcagaaaatgttttatatttctccTATTCACACGCGCATATTCAAATGCTAAGCTGGCGGTGAGATATCGAGGCGTGCCTTGCCCAAACAGAGAGATCTCTTGGTAAAAAGCATACATATTCAGCGAAGCCCAGGTGGGCATCTATTGTGGTCCTTATCAGGTGATGCGGATCGCTTGTAAACACACGCCCAGCCAGACAACATCTAGCTTGGAAATTCGTATTTATAGCCGCGCTTAGCCCCGGCCGGACAACAGGTCGCATGCTTAATATTTCCAAACGCTTggagcaaaacaaaacgatTCTCGGGGGGCACGTGAAGGCGACTGGATTCTGGCTATCGGCAGGCATAGAGTCATAAATTAAGAGAATTTTCGATTACCGGCATTTAGCCGGAGCTCCTACGGCGGCTCATGGCTTTTGATTCACTCGGTGCGATCTATCGATTTCTGGTTCCTATATGCAAATTAATCGAaattgtcgttgtcgttgtcgcttCGGTTCCGGCCCCAAGAGACACGATGATGGAAAGATCGCAaacatattaatattatatatgtggGCATTGCCATAAATAAGAGTTGTTATCACTGGGCTGGGAGAACTGCATCGAACTATATACATAAAACATAATAGCCCCGCCCTTGTCACTGATTTATGGCACTCCTTTGATTACCGATCGATTCGATCTGATCCGAGGGAAGAACGCTGCTTTTCTCATACAAATGACACATTTTGCAAGTCAAATGTCGCTGACTCAATCGACAATGTCCGCAAATGGCATAAGCAGCCAATAATGAATGTTTCGCGGGAGATCAAATTTATGAATGTGAAACCCAAGAAGCCAGCGGACCAAAGcattattaattacattttaaattctctAATAACCGTAAAAACAcacaataaattgtttattttttgttcattaCTAGATTTTATGGTGGGATTATGGAAAAGGCTGCATAAGTATATATTTCCCATGTTCCTCGTCTCGGCTGCCGTTGACAAATGTACCATCAATCAATGCAGGTGAAAGGCACCCGCAATGATGTCACATGACCGGGCCAGAACCATTTTAAAGTGGGCTCTGCTGATACAGTGGTCCATCGTGTTGTGCATATTCATGGTAACGTCTTTACAatgtcgaaaatatatattaaccaTTTCCTGTGTTTGTGCCACTTAATCTTTTTGGGTGAGACCTTGATATCGaacaaatcatttttattggcACTGCATCTTTGGCTCAAGTGGCTTCATTCACTTGACGGTGGCAGGTGAATGTAtttccccacacaca
Proteins encoded:
- the nAChRbeta1 gene encoding acetylcholine receptor subunit beta-like 1 isoform X2, giving the protein MASSGKSWLLGSILVLLAIALVSASEDEERLVRDLFRGYNKLIRPVQNMTQKVGVRFGLAFVQLINVNEKNQIMKSNVWLRLVWYDYQLQWDEADYGGIGVLRLPPDKVWKPDIVLFNNADGNYEVRYKSNVLIYPTGEVLWVPPAIYQSSCTIDVTYFPFDQQTCIMKFGSWTFNGDQVSLALYNNKNFVDLSDYWKSGTWDIIEVPAYLNVYEGEGNHPTETDITFYIIIRRKTLFYTVNLILPTVLISFLCVLVFYLPAEAGEKVTLGISILLSLVVFLLLVSKILPPTSLVLPLIAKYLLFTFIMNTVSILVTVIIINWNFRGPRTHRMPMYIRSIFLHYLPAFLFMKRPRKTRLRWMMEMPGMSMPAHPHPSYGSPAELPKHISAIGGKQSKMEVMELSDLHHPNCKINRKVNSGAELGLGDGCRRESESSDSILLSPEASKATEAVEFIAEHLRNEDLYIQTREDWKYVAMVIDRLQLYIFFIVTTAGTVGILMDAPHIFEYVDQDRIIEIYRGK
- the nAChRbeta1 gene encoding acetylcholine receptor subunit beta-like 1 isoform X1, which gives rise to MFLWVRFRFGSRFRFRFSLCFLVSASEDEERLVRDLFRGYNKLIRPVQNMTQKVGVRFGLAFVQLINVNEKNQIMKSNVWLRLVWYDYQLQWDEADYGGIGVLRLPPDKVWKPDIVLFNNADGNYEVRYKSNVLIYPTGEVLWVPPAIYQSSCTIDVTYFPFDQQTCIMKFGSWTFNGDQVSLALYNNKNFVDLSDYWKSGTWDIIEVPAYLNVYEGEGNHPTETDITFYIIIRRKTLFYTVNLILPTVLISFLCVLVFYLPAEAGEKVTLGISILLSLVVFLLLVSKILPPTSLVLPLIAKYLLFTFIMNTVSILVTVIIINWNFRGPRTHRMPMYIRSIFLHYLPAFLFMKRPRKTRLRWMMEMPGMSMPAHPHPSYGSPAELPKHISAIGGKQSKMEVMELSDLHHPNCKINRKVNSGAELGLGDGCRRESESSDSILLSPEASKATEAVEFIAEHLRNEDLYIQTREDWKYVAMVIDRLQLYIFFIVTTAGTVGILMDAPHIFEYVDQDRIIEIYRGK
- the LOC108078641 gene encoding uncharacterized protein → MRCFLPLVALLLAAGAHADVSHLDTDLQEDGYHYKQPSVPFPPPDSGNGIEDSDIGGPGPGPAPSNPAPSYGPPQTQPPRPPPQPQPTAPAPGPTYGPPQTQPPRPPPQPTPTAPAPSYGPPQTQPPRPPPQPTPTAPAPSYGPPQTQPSRPAPQPVPTQPAPYRPPQTQPPSPQPGPEYLPPDQPKPRPTPSRPQPPPPSPPRPQPTPGYGPPPAPPAPTPGYGPPPTQQPPRPQPPRPQPPSPQPPRPQPPSPPPPPRPSPGAEYLPPPGENEVTPPQPQPTAPAPEYGPPPSSPPAPPPGPTYQPRPPTPPSPPAPTYQPRPPAPTYQPSPPAPTYQPSPPAPPPGPTYQPRPPAPPAPTYQPQPPSPPAPPAPTYQPRPPAPPAPPTQEYGPPPTSGGDEAGSLGPDGYNYNKPSRPFTF